One genomic region from Pempheris klunzingeri isolate RE-2024b chromosome 4, fPemKlu1.hap1, whole genome shotgun sequence encodes:
- the oafa gene encoding out at first protein homolog, whose protein sequence is MFASCISAASVGILTRLYALVLVLSVGLCSELRVRVRLSDGLVTEEVLEADSERDTISLEFKQGDGTLITFVADFKQDVKIFRALILGELERGQNQYQALCFISRLSRNEIIPSESMARLRQKNPQAIRLAEERRGLEQLTMSAAVNLSRAWQLSSHIHNMCSEAREAIYTRDADVKHWLDKGVDGSIFEVLPQTTEAPNFQACHSTKDMWQPCLCTYSLRLEWYPCLLKYCRSRDTTGKGSNYKCGIKSCSKGYHFTYYVPQKQLCLWDEET, encoded by the exons ATGTTTGCGAGTTGCATCTCTGCGGCTTCGGTTGGGATACTGACCCGTCTGTACGCCCTGGTGCTGGTCCTCTCTGTGGGGCTCTGCTCAGAGCTGCGGGTCCGGGTCCGGCTCTCCGACGGACTGGTGACCGAGGAGGTTTTGGAGGCggacagtgagagagacacCATATCACTCGAATTCAAGCAGGGAGATGGGACACTCATCACCTTTGTGGCGGACTTCAAACAG GATGTGAAGATATTTCGAGCGCTGATCCTGGGCGAGCTGGAAAGAGGGCAGAACCAGTACCAGGCCCTGTGCTTCATCTCTCGCCTCAGCCGCAATGAGATCATCCCCAGTGAGTCCATGGCCCGTCTCAGACAG AAAAATCCTCAGGCCATTCGGCTGGCAGAGGAGCGGCGAGGACTGGAGCAGCTGACGATGAGCGCAGCGGTCAATCTAAGTCGGGCCTGGCAACTCAGCTCGCATATCCACAACATGTGCAGCGAGGCGCGGGAGGCCATCTACACCAGGGACGCTGATGTCAAACACTGGCTTGATAAAG GAGTGGATGGCTCCATATTCGAAGTCCTGCCTCAAACAACAGAGGCGCCCAACTTTCAGGCCTGTCACTCCACTAAAGACATGTGGCAGCCGTGTCTCTGCACATACAGCCTGCGACTGGAGTGGTATCCGTGTCTGCTGAAGTACTGCCGTAGCCGGGACACCACGGGCAAAGGCTCCAACTACAAGTGCGGCATAAAGAGCTGCAGCAAGGGCTACCATTTCACCTACTATGTTCCCCAAAAACAACTGTGTCTATGGGACGAGGAGACCTAG
- the tlcd5a gene encoding TLC domain-containing protein 5a, whose translation MALLVVCTLLCLSCWVSLYFILCNINGSRSYEWNCRLVTLVHGILAVCITAYIGYVDGPWPFTYPGTKNTPLQISAMIVSLGYFIFDMAWCVYFRTEGPVMLAHHTMSILGILLTLWLGESGIESCAVLFGSEITNPLLQARWFLKQTGHYRTLLGDIVDVSFVLLFVVMRIFVGGTMLYCELISPRPRFFIKCGGVAMYALSWVFMVDIVRFALRKSKSWRKQQRDQQETVAANGHEGKMD comes from the exons ATGGCACTGCTTGTGGTTTGCACGCTCCTGTGCCTGTcctgttgggtctctctctacTTTATCTTGTGTAACATTAACGGGTCCAGGAGCTACGAATGGAATTGCCGCCTCGTCACCCTGGTACACGGCATCCTGGCAGTCTGCATCACCGCGTACATAGGCTATGTGGATGGACCCTGGCCTTTCACTTATCCAG GTACTAAGAACACTCCTCTGCAGATAAGTGCCATGATAGTGAGCCTGGGCTACTTCATTTTCGATATGGCCTGGTGCGTGTACTTCCGCACAGAGGGACCAGTCATGTTGGCCCACCACACCATGAGCATCCTGGGAATCCTGTTGACCCTGTGGTTGGGGGAGTCTGGCATCGAGTCCTGCGCGGTGCTCTTTGGCAGCGAAATCACCAACCCCCTCCTGCAGGCACGCTGGTTCCTCAAACAGACGGGACATTACAGGACGCTGCTGGGGGACATTGTGGACGTCtcgtttgtgctgctgtttgtggtgatGCGAATCTTTGTGGGAGGCACAATGCTGTACTGTGAGCTGATCTCCCCAAGACCCAGATTCTTTATCAAGTGTGGGGGAGTGGCCATGTACGCGCTATCCTGGGTGTTTATGGTGGACATTGTTCGATTTGCCTTACGGAAAAGCAAGAGCTGGCGCAAACAGCAGAGAGACCAACAAGAGACAGTGGCAGCTAATGGTCATGAAGGAAAGATGGACTGA